In Eurosta solidaginis isolate ZX-2024a unplaced genomic scaffold, ASM4086904v1 ctg00001046.1, whole genome shotgun sequence, a single genomic region encodes these proteins:
- the LOC137235663 gene encoding dynein axonemal intermediate chain 4-like yields the protein MARRTLTERKKTGHLERITYIKTLDKEIDFAIDWRRTLKVYDHTQQTHANVTPKLIDLDADAFENFRAIHLFVTTQLNKDFSRSAESSRRQSLSSVRAKSSMRFGLGLKTSLDDILIGVGSIHLMLKDDEFGSRYDLLPLTVDFRQPFIRVILRKTDNFLLYEQASTVVLKDSFDAEAADYDNRAYDYLTVGRGKFRRRSEAETQTKDVLVKAREVNTTVKHYMDRPCYVSLYEMYDTYKKIFENNKRLSGVPMIANADLYPDRLDVIAKNPNFSYSAMVLERMLASNYYQQQQQRYRNMSIKTKMDANVDYKYRINLLYRMIQPVFEECKIMGKVRKAVSAISFCHGNGDLIAVGYGFYSHSAKRTVTNGNVCIWSVKNPCNPERTYSYPVPVTAVEFSPFLPFLIAIGMYDGTVQVRNITNANDPPVAISQRTLLLTSEPVTALQWFHQPHDDSPEIDPFLVLTRDGKIAKFRIIASPYLLGMRQMMLNRIEGNPEGVQIKSTDIGPLAENYIKSNRHPGGLNLVLHPVISDLYFILTDEGCIQKCSLNHTHQYLDVLKVHEGAVNHMDYSPWSPRLFLTCGNDWTIRIWLEGIFQPLITLTERYTPIHCALWSRTNSTVIISINRETVDMWDLRRNLLAPVSSTKIDKSFHTIAKVSLCGRSLAIGNERGNILMCSFEDMPFPSHNQYGQLEKAIYKAIETSPSLLFEFKNIGYFGYEIKQKGLKKKSSIGRHFSFK from the exons ATGGCTCGCAGAACG ttaaccGAAAGAAAGAAAACTGGACATCTTGAACGCATTACTTACATAAAAACACTTGACAAAGAGATCGATTTTGCAATAGATTGGCGTAGAACTTTGAAAGTCTATGATCATACGCAGCAAACTCACGCAAACGTTACACCGAAATTAATTGACTTGGATGCTGACGCGTTTGAAAATTTTCGGGCAATACATTTATTTGTAACAACGCAGTTGAATAAAGATTTTTCACGCAGTGCAGAAAGCAGCAGAAGACAAAGTTTAAGCTCCGTAAGAGCTAAATCTAGTATGCGTTTTGGTCTTGGTCTCAAGACTTCACTAGATGATATACTTATTGGG GTTGGTAGCATACACTTAATGTTAAAGGACGATGAGTTCGGTTCACGCTATGATCTACTACCACTAACCGTAGACTTTAGGCAACCTTTCATAAGAGTGATTTTGCGCAAGACCGACAACTTTTTGCTGTACGAGCAAGCTAGCACTGTTGTATTGAAGGATAGTTTCGACGCTGAAGCTGCGGATTATGATAATCGTGCATATGATTATTTAACGGTGGGTAGAGGAAAATTTAGACGTCGCTCTGAAGCTGAAACGCAAACAAAAGATGTACTAGTAAAGGCGCGTGAAGTTAATACAACTGTTAAACATTACATGGATAGACCTTGTTATGTGTCATTATACGAAATGTACGATacctataaaaaaatatttgaaaataataaaagacTTAGCGGAGTGCCCATGATTGCTAATGCAGATCTTTATCCAGATCGTTTGGATGTTATAGcaaaaaatccaaatttctcATATTCAGCTATGGTATTGGAACGTATGTTGGCTAGTAAttattatcaacaacaacaacaacgctatcGCAATATGTCAATTAAAACTAAAATGGATGCAAATGTTGATTATAAATATCGAATTAATTTACTTTATCGCATGATACAACCAGTCTTCGAGGAATGTAAAATAATGGGAAAAGTACGTAAAGCCGTATCAGCAATAAGTTTTTGTCATGGCAATGGTGATTTGATAGCTGTCGGTTATGGATTTTATTCGCATTCAGCAAAGAGAACTGTTACCAATGGTAATGTTTGCATTTGGAGTGTGAAAAATCCATGTAATCCTGAACGCACTTACAGCTATCCGGTGCCTGTAACAGCTGTAGAGTTTTCACCATTTTTACCATTTCTTATTGCAATTGGCATGTACGATGGTACAGTGCAAGTACGTAATATTACAAATGCAAATGATCCACCTGTTGCCATATCACAACGTACGTTATTGCTGACATCGGAACCAGTGACAGCACTACAATGGTTTCATCAACCTCATGATGATTCACCAGAAATTGATCCATTTTTGGTATTGACACGAGATGGTAAAATTGCTAAATTTCGTATAATAGCCAGCCCATATTTGTTGGGTATGCGCCAAATGATGCTGAATCGCATTGAAGGCAATCCTGAAGGTGTCCAAATCAAGTCAACTGACATTGGCCCATTGGCTGAAAATTATATTAAATCTAATAGACATCCAGGTGGTTTGAATCTGGTTCTTCATCCAGTAATTAGCGATTTGTATTTCATACTCACCGATGAAGGTTGCATACAAAAGTGTTCATTAAATCATACTCATCAATATTTGGATGTATTAAAAGTGCATGAGGGTGCCGTCAATCATATGGACTATTCACCATGGTCACCGCGACTTTTCCTAACGTGCGGCAATGACTG gacTATTCGTATTTGGCTAGAGGGTATATTTCAACCGTTAATTACGCTTACCGAGCGCTATACACCAATTCACTGCGCTTTGTGGAGTCGCACGAATTCGACGGTTATTATTTCAATAAATCGCGAAACTGTAGATATGTGGGATTTAAGGCGTAATTTATTAGCACCTGTATCATCAACAAAAATTGACAAATCTTTTCACACAATTGCTAA AGTGAGCCTTTGCGGCAGATCACTTGCTATTGGCAATGAACGTGGAAATATATTGATGTGCAGTTTCGAAGATATGCCTTTCCCGTCTCATAATCAATATGGTCAACTGGAAAAGGCGATTTATAAGGCTATAGAAACATCACCGTCTCTTTTGTTCGAGTTTAAAAATATTGGCTATTTTGGTTATGAGataaaacaaaaaggattaaaaaaaaagtcGTCCATTGGACGTCACTTTAGTTTTAAATAA